One Hemitrygon akajei chromosome 11, sHemAka1.3, whole genome shotgun sequence DNA segment encodes these proteins:
- the rbck1 gene encoding ranBP-type and C3HC4-type zinc finger-containing protein 1 isoform X3 translates to MKVFPYTTIAMLKAKMHKDYNFSPKLQQWIIAQRLAKDHETLSSHGIKKDGDTAYLYLLSSKQVTQNDPVQLPAEAPQLVTDEPRRNKEQLLPVLEARGTRAPLNEGQCLAKAVPQIGWECPGCTYVNKPTRPGCEMCSTARPDDYQVPNTYKPDQEELQRMEEEEAAFKQYEKSMVLERQKNYQQMLETDDQNLVSASEEFDCPICYTSLEHGEGVTLRECLHSFCKDCLKGTILNSTEADVACPFMNEYYSCDSKILEREIKYLLSAEEYRTYLDKSLAIAENSSENSYHCKTPDCRGWCIYEDDVNEFHCPLCMKNNCVVCKAIHEGVNCKEYQDDLKIQAEVNEAAKQTAEMLKRLLDQGEAMNCPKCKIILQKKDGCDWIRCSMCKTEICWVTKGPRWGPLGSGDNSGGCRCRVNGVPCHPKCQNCH, encoded by the exons ATGAAAGTGTTTCCTTACACGACTATTGCAATGCTGAAGGCAAAG ATGCATAAAGACTACAATTTCAGTCCTAAACTGCAACAGTGGATCATTGCACAGCGCCTGGCGAAGGACCACGAAACTCTCTCCtcccatggcattaaaaaggacGGGGATACGGCCTACCTGTACCTCTTATCATCCAAGCAGGTCACACAGAATGACCCTGTGCAGCTTCCAGCAGAAGCACCGCAGCTGGTTACTG ATGAACCAAGACGAAATAAGGAGCAGCTTCTCCCAGTGTTGGAAGCACGTGGCACCAGAGCACCATTGAATGAAGGACAGTGTTTGGCAAAAGCAGTGCCTCAG ATTGGCTGGGAGTGTCCAGGATGCACATATGTCAATAAACCAACTCGTCCGGGGTGCGAGATGTGCAGCACGGCCAGGCCAGATGACTACCAGGTTCCCAACACCTACAAACCTGACCAGGAAGAACTGCAGAGGATGGAAGAGGAAGAAGCAGCTTTCAAACAATATGAAAAA TCGATGGTTCTCGAGCGGCAGAAGAATTACCAGCAGATGTTGGAAACAGATGATCAGAACCTGGTCTCGGCAAGTGAGGAGTTTGATTGCCCAATTTGTTACACTTCGTTGGAGCACGGGGAGGGAGTTACTCTTCGAGAGTGCCTACATTCCTTCTGCAA AGACTGCCTGAAGGGAACGATCTTGAACAGCACGGAGGCTGACGTGGCGTGTCCATTTATGAACGAGTATTACTCTTGCGATAGCAAGATCCTTGAACGCGAGATAAAATAC CTCCTATCAGCGGAGGAGTATCGCACCTACCTCGACAAAAGCTTAGCGATTGCTGAGAACAGCAGTGAGAACAGTTACCACTGCAAAACCCCTGACTGCAGGGGCTGGTGTATCTATGAAGACGACGTCAATGAATTTCACTGCCCCCTCTGTATGAAAAACAACTGCGTGGTCTGCAAG GCTATACATGAAGGGGTAAATTGCAAGGAATACCAAGACGACCTCAAAATTCAAGCTGAAGTTAATGAAGCTGCAAAACAAACTGCGGAGATGCTCAAG AGACTTCTGGATCAGGGGGAGGCTATGAATTGTCCTAAATGCAAAATTATACTGCAGAAGAAGGATGGATGTGACTGGATACGCTGCAGTATGTGCAAAACAGAAATCTGCTGGGTGACGAAAGGACCTCGCTGGGGACCTCTG GGGAGTGGTGACAACAGTGGAGGATGCCGTTGCCGTGTCAATGGTGTACCATGTCATCCCAAATGTCAGAACTGCCACTGA